In the genome of Drosophila yakuba strain Tai18E2 chromosome 3R, Prin_Dyak_Tai18E2_2.1, whole genome shotgun sequence, one region contains:
- the LOC6538183 gene encoding uncharacterized protein LOC6538183, translating into MADTMINPVITRQMVHVLPSVIADRITLPDIIDDAIKTPTEAMNSDEKSNEAEEEDNADESEMDSEFEKEEQSEEAKEVEVKYAWNAPCMMVIFEDGDLNCALHHLVESLQDPFALDAVGVILVQESLVEEMEKRVQILMKPLDARVANHPCYKRTLLKVDELKPKTIIGPPDRVLPDATPMLVRDIPQKFLGEGPTGIITMHIFRTPLEATQIYRKEYPLPIASVSIWNERVASVYDVIGMMNLLDTFKVNCFTVDMEPIKRAFELKKYSACVHRGYHYETLPINGERKIIIYPVGTIFGN; encoded by the coding sequence ATGGCTGACACAATGATCAATCCGGTAATAACTCGCCAAATGGTGCATGTCCTGCCAAGTGTAATAGCCGATAGGATAACACTGCCCGATATTATTGACGATGCAATCAAAACACCAACGGAAGCTATGAACTCCGATGAAAAATCGAATGAGGCTGAGGAGGAAGATAATGCAGACGAATCGGAAATGGATTCTGAATTCGAAAAGGAGGAGCAATCCGAGGAGGCCAAAGAAGTGGAAGTTAAGTACGCGTGGAATGCACCCTGCATGATGGTTATTTTCGAGGATGGCGATCTCAATTGTGCCCTGCATCATCTTGTTGAATCTCTACAGGATCCCTTTGCCTTGGATGCGGTGGGCGTAATTTTGGTCCAAGAATCTCTAGtcgaagaaatggaaaagcgagTTCAAATCCTGATGAAACCATTGGATGCCAGGGTGGCCAATCATCCGTGCTACAAGCGCACTCTGCTAAAAGTAGACGAACTTAAACCGAAAACTATAATAGGACCTCCAGATCGTGTGCTGCCCGATGCCACGCCCATGCTGGTGCGGGACATACCGCAAAAATTTCTTGGCGAAGGACCCACGGGCATTATAACCATGCACATTTTTCGTACGCCCCTTGAAGCCACTCAGATATATAGAAAGGAATATCCCCTGCCAATCGCATCGGTTAGTATATGGAATGAGCGGGTTGCGAGTGTTTATGATGTGATTGGCATGATGAACCTACTCGATACATTTAAGGTCAACTGTTTTACGGTCGATATGGAGCCGATTAAACGGGCATTCGAGCTGAAAAAATATAGTGCTTGTGTGCATCGAGGTTATCACTATGAAACGCTGCCCATAAATGGCGAGAGAAAGATTATCATATACCCAGTTGGAACTATATTTGGTAATTGA
- the LOC6538184 gene encoding cytochrome b-c1 complex subunit 7, with amino-acid sequence MSKYVAKVGPAVFSKLGKWAYNMSGFNQYGLYRDDCLYENEDVAEAVRRLPRKLYDERNYRILRALHLSMTKTILPKEQWTKYEEDIKYLEPYLSEVQKEREEREQWNKTH; translated from the coding sequence ATGTCGAAATATGTGGCTAAAGTGGGCCCAGCGGTTTTCTCCAAGCTGGGGAAATGGGCCTACAACATGTCTGGATTCAACCAATACGGCCTGTATCGCGATGACTGTCTCTACGAGAATGAGGATGTGGCAGAGGCAGTGCGTCGTCTGCCCCGAAAACTGTACGATGAGCGAAACTACCGCATTCTACGGGCACTGCACCTTTCGATGACCAAGACGATCCTGCCCAAGGAGCAGTGGACCAAGTACGAGGAGGACATCAAGTACCTGGAGCCCTATCTCAGCGAGGTGCAGAAGGAGCGCGAGGAGCGTGAGCAGTGGAACAAAACCCATTGA